From Acidobacteriota bacterium, a single genomic window includes:
- the murQ gene encoding N-acetylmuramic acid 6-phosphate etherase — MIPVTEQENPKTRAIDQVSTLEALRLINDEDKLVALAVEKILPEIASATDRIVERMENGGRLFYVGTGTSGRLGVLDASEIPPTYGVSYDLVQGVIAGGYDALYKATEASEDNREAGRADLERRGLRSTDSVVGIAASGRTPYTIGALDYAREVGCFTACITCVPESPVTNAAEIALVAVVGPEAITGSTRMKAGTAQKLILNMISTTAMIRLGYVKGNRMTNVKSSNIKLKERSLRILMAETGLDQDSASRLMDAADSDLRVALVMARTGAEPKRAAEQLAQSGFVIESAVAAIESEGR; from the coding sequence ATGATTCCTGTAACAGAACAAGAAAACCCGAAGACGAGAGCGATCGATCAGGTTTCGACGCTTGAGGCGCTCCGTTTGATCAATGACGAGGACAAACTCGTCGCGCTCGCGGTCGAAAAGATATTGCCAGAAATCGCGTCGGCGACCGATCGTATCGTCGAACGGATGGAGAACGGCGGACGGCTGTTCTACGTCGGAACCGGCACGAGCGGACGACTCGGCGTTCTTGACGCGAGCGAGATCCCGCCGACCTACGGCGTCTCGTACGACCTCGTCCAGGGAGTCATTGCCGGCGGTTACGACGCGCTTTACAAAGCCACCGAAGCGAGCGAGGACAATCGCGAAGCGGGCCGCGCGGATCTCGAAAGACGCGGGCTGCGCTCAACCGATTCGGTCGTCGGCATCGCCGCCTCGGGCCGCACGCCGTACACCATCGGCGCGCTCGATTACGCCCGGGAAGTCGGCTGTTTCACGGCCTGCATTACCTGCGTTCCGGAATCGCCTGTCACAAATGCCGCGGAGATCGCGCTTGTCGCCGTCGTCGGCCCCGAAGCGATCACCGGATCGACGCGGATGAAGGCGGGAACCGCTCAGAAGTTGATCCTCAATATGATCTCGACGACCGCGATGATCCGCCTCGGATACGTCAAGGGAAACCGTATGACGAACGTCAAATCGTCGAATATCAAGCTGAAGGAACGTTCGCTTCGGATTCTTATGGCCGAAACCGGCCTCGATCAGGATTCCGCCTCGCGTTTGATGGACGCGGCGGACTCAGACCTGCGGGTCGCGCTCGTGATGGCACGCACCGGAGCCGAGCCGAAACGCGCGGCGGAGCAGCTGGCACAAAGCGGGTTCGTAATTGAATCGGCCGTGGCCGCGATCGAATCGGAGGGACGATGA
- a CDS encoding SIMPL domain-containing protein, whose protein sequence is MHAENRRSWLDAAFVLAVGLVISSFIFGWFFAKSKKGDEAITVTGSAKKRIKSDLVVWSADVSYQASQVSDAYTRLSGDIPKVKHYLITKGVAENQITISSISTTTLKKTDQTGNETGEITGYVLRQSLEVRSNDVDRIAAIAREATELINQGIMLESSAPRFYFTAIGDLKIEMLGEAARDAKARAVRIAASTGDSVGAVRNARMGVMQITAADSTDVSDSGIYDTSTIDKDVTAVLNVSFTVD, encoded by the coding sequence ATGCACGCTGAAAACAGAAGATCTTGGCTCGACGCGGCGTTCGTTCTCGCGGTCGGACTGGTCATTTCTTCGTTTATTTTTGGTTGGTTTTTCGCCAAGTCGAAAAAGGGCGACGAAGCGATCACCGTGACGGGCTCGGCGAAGAAAAGGATCAAATCGGATCTTGTCGTCTGGTCGGCCGACGTTTCGTATCAGGCGTCGCAGGTTTCGGACGCTTACACGCGCCTTTCGGGCGACATCCCCAAAGTCAAGCATTATCTGATCACAAAAGGCGTTGCCGAAAACCAGATCACGATCTCGTCGATTTCGACAACGACGCTGAAAAAGACCGATCAGACGGGAAATGAAACCGGCGAGATCACCGGCTACGTCTTGCGGCAGAGCCTCGAGGTACGCTCGAACGATGTCGATCGGATCGCCGCGATCGCGCGCGAGGCAACGGAGTTGATCAATCAGGGAATAATGCTCGAATCGTCGGCGCCGCGTTTCTATTTCACGGCCATCGGCGATCTCAAGATCGAAATGCTCGGTGAGGCGGCCCGAGACGCCAAGGCCCGCGCCGTGCGCATCGCCGCGAGCACCGGCGACAGCGTCGGCGCCGTCCGCAACGCGCGAATGGGCGTGATGCAGATCACGGCCGCCGATTCGACCGACGTTTCGGACTCCGGCATTTACGACACGAGCACGATCGACAAAGATGTGACGGCGGTCCTCAACGTGAGTTTCACGGTCGACTGA
- a CDS encoding sodium/solute symporter (Members of the Solute:Sodium Symporter (SSS), TC 2.A.21 as described in tcdb.org, catalyze solute:Na+ symport. Known solutes for members of the family include sugars, amino acids, nucleosides, inositols, vitamins, urea or anions, depending on the system.), producing MQTLDLIIIFGYLIGITLFGVLYSGKQETTADYFVGDRSVPWWAIAMSIVATETSTITFISVPGIAFAKNGNFEFLQLVFGYMVGRVVISLIFIPMYFKGELFTVYQLLGDRFGQKVKMLASSLFVIMRNIADGIRLLLTAIVLAAVYTAFVPDANPNTIIIGSIVLLGIVMIIFTFYGGMEAVIWVEVVQLGIYIGGAIAAAWVIIGQVDGGMTRVLEVGSQFDKFKFLDFTLDFTKTYTFWGGIIGGCFLTMSTHGTDQYLVQRYLCTDKPASASFALLSSGAVVLGQFIGFLFIGVLLFAYYQPFNLPEYSQIGVGGSSLAATFPFTGGDKVFPDFITKHMPTGLSGLVVAAIFAAALSSSLNSIAATAVNDLYKPFAKDKSDKHLLKIASILTVIVGFVQITVAIAVKDAGQSALNQALAVAGLINGPILGVFLVGTFVKRANQTAALAGMLTSIVLMLYVYFGTKIAFPWFPVIGSLTTLVVATAVSMLVRTPSQSVR from the coding sequence ATGCAGACTCTCGACCTGATCATCATCTTCGGCTATCTGATCGGCATCACGCTTTTCGGCGTTTTGTACTCCGGTAAACAGGAAACGACGGCCGATTACTTTGTCGGCGACCGCAGCGTCCCTTGGTGGGCGATCGCGATGTCGATCGTCGCCACCGAAACTTCGACGATCACGTTCATTTCCGTGCCCGGGATCGCTTTCGCCAAGAACGGGAATTTCGAGTTCCTGCAGCTTGTATTCGGCTATATGGTCGGCCGCGTCGTGATCTCGCTGATCTTCATCCCGATGTATTTCAAGGGCGAGCTTTTCACTGTGTATCAACTTCTCGGCGACCGGTTCGGCCAGAAAGTGAAGATGCTCGCATCGTCGTTGTTCGTGATAATGCGCAACATCGCAGACGGGATCAGGCTTCTGCTGACCGCGATCGTCCTGGCCGCCGTTTATACCGCTTTCGTTCCCGATGCGAACCCGAACACGATCATCATCGGATCGATCGTACTGCTCGGGATCGTGATGATCATTTTCACGTTTTACGGCGGAATGGAAGCGGTCATCTGGGTCGAGGTCGTGCAGCTCGGAATCTATATCGGCGGCGCGATCGCGGCGGCCTGGGTGATAATCGGCCAGGTCGACGGCGGAATGACGCGCGTATTGGAAGTCGGGAGCCAGTTCGACAAGTTCAAGTTCCTGGACTTTACTCTCGATTTTACAAAGACTTACACGTTTTGGGGCGGAATCATCGGCGGCTGCTTTTTGACGATGTCGACGCACGGAACCGATCAATATCTCGTGCAGCGTTACCTCTGCACCGACAAGCCCGCATCGGCGAGTTTCGCATTGCTTTCGAGCGGCGCGGTAGTGCTCGGCCAGTTCATCGGATTCCTGTTCATAGGTGTTCTGCTTTTCGCCTATTATCAGCCATTCAACCTGCCGGAATACTCGCAGATCGGGGTCGGAGGTTCGAGCCTTGCGGCGACGTTCCCGTTCACCGGCGGCGACAAGGTCTTTCCTGATTTCATCACGAAACATATGCCGACCGGTTTGAGCGGCCTTGTCGTTGCGGCGATCTTCGCGGCGGCTCTGTCGAGTTCGCTCAATTCGATCGCCGCGACCGCCGTCAACGATCTTTACAAACCATTCGCCAAAGACAAATCCGACAAGCATTTGCTGAAGATCGCGAGCATTCTGACGGTCATTGTCGGATTCGTTCAGATCACGGTCGCGATCGCCGTCAAAGATGCCGGACAATCCGCGCTCAATCAGGCGCTTGCCGTCGCCGGCCTGATCAACGGCCCGATCCTCGGAGTTTTCCTCGTCGGGACATTCGTCAAAAGGGCGAATCAAACCGCAGCGCTCGCCGGAATGCTGACAAGCATAGTCCTGATGCTATATGTTTATTTCGGAACGAAGATCGCGTTCCCTTGGTTTCCGGTGATCGGGAGTTTGACGACGCTCGTCGTCGCGACGGCCGTGAGTATGCTCGTGAGAACGCCGAGTCAATCGGTTCGCTGA
- a CDS encoding glycoside hydrolase family 3 C-terminal domain-containing protein, with the protein MKFVVSVAITIVLLFNSFLPAVAQTAARSMRSDFAPKDKSWKFADKALKKMTIDEKVGQLVHIGINAKFANQDSEYFQDLKRHIVENKLGGIILFGAPMYETVHLVNRMQENAKTPLLISLDAETGIGMRFFDAANFPWNMAVAATRNPDYAYQMGVVTGREAKAMGILQVYSPVLDVNNNADNPVINVRSYSEDPELVAQFGEAFIAGVQSQGVIATAKHYPGHGDTNIDSHRGLPVIDVSRERLDRVELYPFKKAIENGVASIMVAHVGMPQIDPTLIKPLKNALRVDAEEGAEIVSDSVPVPATLSKKITTDILKTELGFKGLVVTDAMSMSGLTLYVGQEEAGVRAIEAGADILEKPADVDAMLKGLKDAVKSGRLSESRIDESVRKLLAWKHHTGLYNQKITPLDQIDRIVSSKDVYALIEEVSNKAVTVVRNDDKLLPLAKDKRVFVLGVSNGFDGEATNAAMNRFLRENRIRSGSVMLQDNSTMEQAARAREMANNAEIVIVAMFGRVRSGARNSVGIPESGAQIIRDLLAKNKKVIGVAYGNPYVLGSFPEFKTYVVAYGDMAGLQRASVRAMFGMIEPAGKLPISLPGLHQIGTGLKY; encoded by the coding sequence ATGAAATTTGTCGTAAGTGTTGCAATCACGATAGTTCTACTCTTCAATTCGTTTCTGCCGGCGGTCGCGCAGACGGCCGCGCGGTCGATGCGTTCGGACTTCGCGCCGAAGGACAAGTCCTGGAAATTCGCCGACAAGGCGCTCAAGAAAATGACCATCGACGAAAAGGTCGGCCAGCTTGTCCACATCGGCATCAATGCCAAATTCGCGAATCAGGACAGCGAGTATTTCCAGGATCTGAAACGGCATATCGTCGAGAACAAACTCGGCGGCATCATCCTATTCGGCGCGCCGATGTATGAGACGGTTCATCTCGTGAACCGTATGCAGGAGAACGCGAAGACACCGCTTCTGATCTCGCTCGACGCCGAAACGGGGATCGGAATGCGGTTCTTCGACGCCGCGAATTTTCCTTGGAATATGGCGGTCGCCGCGACCCGCAACCCCGATTACGCGTATCAGATGGGCGTGGTCACGGGCCGCGAAGCGAAAGCGATGGGGATCCTGCAGGTCTACTCGCCGGTGCTCGACGTCAACAACAACGCGGACAATCCGGTCATCAACGTCCGGTCATACAGTGAAGATCCGGAACTCGTCGCGCAATTCGGCGAAGCCTTCATCGCCGGAGTACAGAGTCAGGGCGTGATCGCGACGGCGAAACACTATCCGGGCCACGGCGACACGAACATCGACTCGCACCGCGGTCTGCCGGTGATCGACGTCTCGCGCGAGCGTCTCGATCGCGTCGAACTCTATCCCTTCAAAAAAGCCATCGAAAACGGTGTCGCGTCGATAATGGTCGCGCACGTCGGAATGCCGCAGATCGACCCGACGCTGATCAAACCGCTCAAGAACGCGCTTCGCGTCGATGCCGAGGAAGGCGCCGAGATCGTCAGTGACAGCGTGCCCGTTCCGGCGACCTTGTCGAAAAAGATCACGACCGACATCTTGAAGACCGAGCTTGGATTCAAAGGACTGGTCGTCACGGACGCGATGAGTATGAGCGGCCTGACGCTTTACGTCGGCCAGGAAGAAGCCGGTGTCCGCGCGATCGAAGCCGGCGCCGACATCCTTGAAAAACCGGCCGATGTCGATGCGATGCTGAAAGGCCTCAAAGACGCCGTCAAATCGGGCCGTCTGAGCGAATCCCGCATCGACGAATCGGTCCGGAAGTTGCTCGCTTGGAAACATCACACCGGTCTTTACAATCAGAAGATCACGCCGCTCGATCAGATCGATCGTATCGTTTCGTCGAAAGACGTTTATGCGCTCATCGAGGAAGTTTCGAACAAAGCCGTAACGGTCGTTCGCAATGACGATAAACTTCTTCCGCTGGCAAAAGACAAGCGCGTTTTCGTGCTCGGCGTTTCGAACGGGTTCGACGGCGAGGCGACAAACGCCGCAATGAACCGCTTTTTGCGCGAGAACCGGATCCGTTCCGGGTCGGTGATGCTCCAGGACAATTCGACTATGGAACAGGCGGCCCGCGCCCGCGAGATGGCGAACAACGCCGAGATCGTCATCGTCGCAATGTTCGGACGTGTCCGTTCGGGGGCGAGGAACAGCGTCGGAATTCCGGAATCGGGCGCACAGATAATCCGTGATTTGCTCGCGAAGAACAAGAAGGTGATCGGCGTCGCATACGGCAATCCTTATGTTCTGGGAAGTTTTCCGGAGTTCAAGACATATGTCGTCGCTTACGGCGATATGGCCGGCCTTCAGCGCGCATCGGTTCGCGCGATGTTCGGGATGATCGAACCGGCCGGCAAGCTGCCGATCTCGCTCCCCGGCCTTCATCAGATCGGAACGGGATTGAAGTACTAA
- the lysA gene encoding diaminopimelate decarboxylase, whose translation MSWKIAKFLESKNNALLVDGVSAVDLAERFGTPLFVFSEARIRHNIERLKKARSVIDCELKVCYAAKANSNMGILRVVKESGCDLEVNSGGELWKALEVGFRGDQIIFNGTSKEVWEIEKAIDADIFAIQVDSLFELSLIEETARRLGKRANVSLRLVPEIETKTHSGLQTALLTSKFGMMPDEALSAFREHKSNRHLNLCGIHLHIGSQNADAAPYSEALRALFDNMVSIHRETGIRLSHLNLGGGFPVNYLRDGSHSADFAVPEREMFAADFEPSDAIASAWKELRAAAADSNAEHLLDGLTLLLEPGRSVIADTGICLTTVRNQKTRPIAEIQNPKSEIQNENWLLTDAGFNILLSMETYKWYYHIVHASRADDAHDTPYKLAGPLCDGGDVYFDIEGHSRLPDHRLLPAGVRPNDVLALLNCGAYSIAQMFQYNGRFLPAIVLTRGNGEVELIRKRDEFAELVANDLW comes from the coding sequence ATGTCCTGGAAGATCGCAAAATTCCTCGAATCGAAAAACAACGCCCTTCTGGTTGACGGCGTTTCCGCCGTTGATTTGGCAGAACGCTTCGGCACGCCGCTTTTCGTCTTCAGCGAGGCGCGGATTCGTCACAACATCGAGCGCCTGAAAAAAGCGCGGTCGGTGATCGACTGCGAACTGAAGGTCTGTTACGCGGCGAAGGCGAATTCGAATATGGGAATCCTGCGGGTCGTCAAAGAATCCGGCTGCGATCTCGAGGTCAATTCCGGCGGCGAACTCTGGAAGGCGCTGGAGGTCGGGTTTCGCGGCGATCAGATCATCTTCAACGGCACGAGCAAGGAAGTCTGGGAGATCGAAAAGGCGATCGACGCCGATATTTTCGCGATCCAAGTCGATTCCCTGTTCGAACTCTCGCTGATCGAGGAAACGGCGCGGCGACTCGGAAAACGCGCCAACGTCTCGCTTCGACTCGTGCCGGAGATCGAGACTAAGACGCATTCCGGTCTCCAGACGGCGCTTTTGACGTCGAAATTCGGAATGATGCCGGACGAGGCGCTTTCGGCGTTTCGGGAACATAAATCAAACCGGCATTTGAATCTATGCGGCATACATCTGCACATCGGTTCGCAGAACGCCGACGCCGCGCCATATTCTGAAGCATTGCGCGCGCTGTTCGATAATATGGTGTCGATCCACCGCGAAACCGGGATCAGGCTGTCGCATCTCAACCTCGGCGGCGGTTTTCCTGTAAATTACCTGCGCGACGGCTCGCATTCCGCGGATTTTGCAGTTCCCGAACGCGAAATGTTCGCTGCGGATTTCGAGCCGTCTGACGCGATCGCAAGCGCCTGGAAAGAGCTCAGGGCCGCAGCCGCTGATTCAAACGCGGAACACCTTCTCGACGGGTTGACGTTGCTTTTGGAACCCGGGCGCAGCGTCATCGCCGACACCGGGATTTGTCTGACGACGGTCCGAAATCAAAAAACCCGTCCGATCGCTGAAATCCAAAATCCAAAATCAGAAATCCAAAATGAGAACTGGTTGTTGACCGATGCCGGCTTCAACATTCTCCTTTCGATGGAAACTTACAAATGGTATTACCACATCGTTCACGCGTCGCGCGCGGACGACGCCCACGACACGCCGTACAAACTTGCCGGACCGCTCTGCGACGGTGGCGACGTCTATTTCGATATCGAAGGTCACAGCCGGCTGCCCGATCATCGGCTCTTGCCGGCCGGAGTCCGGCCGAACGACGTTTTGGCGTTGCTCAACTGCGGCGCGTATTCGATCGCCCAGATGTTTCAATACAACGGCAGGTTCTTGCCGGCGATCGTTTTGACTCGGGGCAACGGTGAGGTTGAATTGATCCGAAAGCGCGACGAATTCGCGGAACTGGTGGCCAACGACCTCTGGTAA